One window from the genome of Hippoglossus hippoglossus isolate fHipHip1 chromosome 10, fHipHip1.pri, whole genome shotgun sequence encodes:
- the lingo2 gene encoding leucine-rich repeat and immunoglobulin-like domain-containing nogo receptor-interacting protein 2: protein MVDCMSKVMLHTVVSCWQPFLGLALVAVFVGSTLGCPSRCECSAQTKAVVCHRKRMPTIPDGVPTETRILDLSKNKLTMINPDDFVNFPGLEELDLSGNIISYVEPGAFNALFTMHSLSLKSNRIKLIPLGVFSGLSNLTRLDISDNKIVILLDYMFQDLHNLRFLEVGDNDLVYISHRAFSGLLSLEILTLERCNLTVIPTEALSHLHNLVGLHLRYLGIHTLHPYSFKKLFRLRHLEIDNWPSLDHVPANTLHGLNLTKLFITNTNLSSFPYQALKHLPYLTHLNLSYNRIRHIEGGMLMELVRLRELHLVSAQLTTIEPYAFQGLRGLKVLNVSHNRLDTLEKGVFQSPEALEVLLIDNNPLVCDCRLMWILQKRHSIFFGDSQPECSTPEGIRGRPFKEFKETLLSYYVTCTKPKIRENKTQTITVDEGQRAMLRCSAEGTPRPTVSWLSPRRRVLTNRSHGRVTVHNNGTLEIKSAEVQDGGVYLCLASNTAGNDTLMTSLAVKSLGSLYANRTQYYTDPSNTTANGTTGVTLGLDLKTILVSTAMGCFTFLGVVLFCFLLLFVWSRGKGKHKNNIDVEYVPRSKSNGTNVDSAEGQAGPRRFNMKMM, encoded by the coding sequence ATGGTCGACTGTATGAGCAAAGTCATGCTGCACACGGTCGTCTCATGCTGGCAACCATTCCTGGGGCTGGCCCTTGTGGCTGTCTTTGTGGGCTCTACCCTGGGATGTCCCTCTCGCTGCGAGTGTTCTGCGCAGACCAAGGCAGTTGTCTGTCACCGCAAGCGCATGCCCACCATCCCGGACGGCGTGCCAACAGAGACCAGAATCCTGGACCTGAGCAAGAACAAGCTGACGATGATCAATCCTGATGACTTTGTGAACTTTCCTGGGCTCGAGGAACTTGATCTCAGTGGAAATATCATCAGTTATGTTGAGCCTGGAGCTTTCAACGCCCTGTTTACCATGCACTCGCTCAGTCTCAAGAGCAATCGTATCAAGCTCATTCCCCTGGGAGTCTTTTCAGGTTTATCTAATCTTACCCGGCTGGATATAAGTGACAACAAGATTGTCATCCTCCTGGATTATATGTTTCAGGACTTGCACAATTTAAGGTTTTTGGAAGTGGGCGACAACGATCTGGTTTACATTTCTCACCGTGCATTCAGTGGACTTTTGAGCCTAGAGATTCTAACCTTAGAAAGATGCAACCTCACAGTTATTCCCACTGAGGCCCTCTCCCACCTGCACAATCTTGTCGGCCTCCATCTACGTTACCTTGGCATCCACACTTTGCATCCTTACTCATTCAAAAAGCTGTTCAGGCTGCGGCATTTAGAAATTGATAATTGGCCTTCGCTAGACCATGTGCCAGCCAATACCCTGCATGGCCTCAACCTGACAAAGCTGTTTATAACCAATACCAACTTGTCCTCCTTTCCTTACCAAGCCCTGAAGCATTTGCCCTACCTGACACACCTCAACCTGTCCTACAACCGCATCAGGCACATTGAAGGAGGGATGCTCATGGAGCTTGTTCGCCTGCGAGAGCTTCACCTGGTTAGTGCTCAGTTGACCACCATCGAGCCGTATGCCTTCCAGGGTCTGCGGGGGCTAAAAGTCCTCAATGTCTCTCACAACCGACTGGATACACTGGAGAAGGGCGTTTTTCAGTCCCCTGAGGCTCTGGAGGTTCTTCTGATTGACAACAACCCATTGGTATGCGACTGTCGTCTCATGTGGATCCTACAGAAAAGGCACTCCATCTTCTTTGGGGATTCACAACCGGAGTGTAGTACACCTGAAGGTATCCGAGGAAGACCTTTTAAGGAGTTTAAGGAGACTCTTCTGTCTTATTACGTGACATGCACCAAGCCAAAAATTCgtgagaataaaacacaaaccatcACTGTGGATGAGGGCCAGCGGGCGATGTTACGCTGCAGTGCTGAGGGGACACCACGACCCACTGTGTCCTGGCTGTCCCCTCGGCGACGTGTCCTGACGAATAGGAGCCATGGTCGAGTGACCGTCCACAACAACGGTACACTGGAGATCAAGTCAGCAGAAGTACAAGACGGCGGAGTGTACCTTTGCCTTGCATCAAACACTGCCGGGAATGACACCCTGATGACTTCATTGGCAGTGAAAAGCCTGGGATCACTGTACGCTAACAGGACCCAGTACTACACAGATCCCAGCAACACCACTGCCAATGGGACGACCGGTGTGACCCTCGGTTTGGACCTAAAGACTATTCTAGTGTCTACAGCAATGGGTTGTTTTACGTTCCTGGGAGtggtcttgttttgtttcctgctcctttttgtttggagcagaggaaaaggaaaacataaaaacaacatagatGTTGAATATGTGCCTCGGTCAAAGTCTAATGGCACCAATGTTGACTCGGCAGAAGGACAAGCTGGTCCTCGTCgttttaatatgaaaatgatgTGA